Genomic DNA from Coleofasciculaceae cyanobacterium:
CTGCCTTGAGCGATCGCAATTAGTTCAGGATGTTCTAGAATTGCTTGGTAACCTTTAAGTTCTAATACTGTTGTTAAATGGGTTTGAGATAGGCAACAAAACTGGATGCGTTGACAGCGAGACACTAAAGTAGTCAACAGAGAATCTGTATCTGGAGCAATCAAAACCAGGGTAGAGTTTTCAGGCTCTTCGAGAGTTTTTAATAGAGCATTGGCTGGTGCTTCTGCCATAGTTTGAGCATCTTCTACTACCACAACTTGTCTGCTAGCCTCTAATGCAGGACGATTCAGAAACTGAGTAATATAACGAATTTGTTCAATGCGAATTTTGGGTGGGGTTTTGTATTGCAAACCTTGTTCGGCAGCTTGCTCAGCGGTGTATAGTTCGCCTTTACTAAGATAAGTGGGTTTAACCCAAAGCAAGTCTGGATGATTGCTCTGTATTCTTTTGAGCGCAAGTTTTTGCTTTTGCACCGACAAATTAGTAGTTAACAAAAGCTGTGCAAAATTACTGGCGGCAATTGTACGCCCAATACCTGGTGAGCCACAAAATAAATAAGCTGGTGCAATCCTGTTTAGCTTAACAGCCCGTAAGAGCAATTCAACTGCCTTTTCCTGACCTAGTAAACCTTGGAAAGCATTCATCTTCAAATTTTGCTGATTTAAATAATCTAAATGCAATAAGGTTGCAGCGTGCCTAGCAACTCTTTGGAAAAATGGCTTTAATTATCATTCTCCATCATCATCAATCATCGCCGGATCGATTAAGGTGATGTCGAAAGGATCGTCTGGGGGAATAGTAGGAAAGATATCGTATTCTCGATATTCATAAACTGCTTCTACCTGAGGTCCAAAAACAACTTTATCGCCGTTTTTGAGGTCGTGAAATCTCACCTTCTTGCTATTAATCAATAACCCATTGACGCTGGTTTTTCCTTCCGAATTGCCGTCAATAATCCGATAATAGTTGCTATCTTCTTCCTCTCTCTTAATTAAGGTGGCATGATGACGAGATACAAACTGAGATTGCAGTACGATATCGCACTGTCCACCTCTCCCCAAAGAATAAGTTGCATTTTGAAGACGAATCTCTCGATGGCCTTTGCCATCAGTAACAATTAAAACGTGTTCTTCACGGTGTTTTACAGGTTTTGCAGTCATGAGCCAAGTACGGAGTCACCGATTTATTGTAACTAGCTTTGCTTATTTAATTAATCGCAGCGATAAATCATCATAACCAACAGATTAATTTAGACGGTTTTCTATCTTAATGCCAGCCTAACCCATAAAGTTGGCATGATTAATCTAGTGGCGATTAAAATAACTTTATGGTCAATTGTCTTGGCAAGTTTACCTATATCTAAATCTTCAATTTGCGTGGCTGTCTAGTCAAAATAAAATAACGTAACGATTTTTCTCTGTTCTTCTGCTTCCTGACAAGTCTTTAATAAAGTATTGCTGTCGTGAAAAGCAAAGCAAATTAACTGCTGACAACGAGAAATAATTTCACTATTGCACATAGCACTAGCCTGACCTAATGATAAATGATCGTTCTGAGAATTTTCAATTAGGTGAACGACCTTCTCTAGCTGCTTTTTAGATTCTCTGGGCTGGCGAGATAAGCTTTGAGGCAAAATTACGGTCAATAAATTTGATTCAGCGCGCATTGCACCTTTAATAGCTGCCGAATTAGTTCCAATAGCCCCAGAAGTAACTAATCGATTTCCTCCCAAGACCAAAGCATAGCTCATCATTTCTATTAACTGCTGGTGCATTAGTGGTACATGGCGAGAACCTAATAACGCGATTCGCTTAGAACCAGTTTGTTGTAAGGCTGCTAGCTCTTGGGTTAATGTATCAAGGCTTACGTCACTTGTGGTTATTGTGTCTAGTGGTTGTTGGCTCAATGAATAAATATTTCGTGTCTAGTCTTAACGCCAGTAATTGTAACAAATGATTGTCGGCTAAAGCGATAGCCTGTGGTAAAACTTTATTTTCCAGCTCGAAGCTTAAAATAAGACTAGGCAATACTGCCTCTTTTTCGGGCTTCTTTATAAGATGTACCGACGTTGCGTAAACCCGCTTTGATTAGCTGTTGTTCTAATAAGCCAAAAAAGCGAGCGCGATCGCCTCCTCTAACTACCGCCTGATTATGAGCTTCAGCTAATGCTACGGGATAACCATAACCTTTTTGTACTTGAGCCAGCACAATACTTAAAGACTGCTCAAACAAAGCCTGGTCTTCTACTACCCAAGCAGGAACTTCGATTCGAGCGATTTCTGCACCGACATTGACATAGCAGAAGTGAACTCTTTGGGCATCTTCGTAAAGATCTAAAATACGCAGATTGCTACGATATAAGGGGCTTCTTTGTCCTGGTTGCAGCTGATTTGCCCAAAAGGTTGAGTCGCGTAAAGAGTCAATTTTCTGACAGGGATATTTATCCAACAGATCGCTACAGTGAACAACACAGTTAGGATGCTCATGCTCACAGGTATGCAAACGCAAAAAGTTTAATCCTTCGGTACTTCGAGAAGCACTGACGTAGCCCATCATCGGAATATTTGTTTCTCTCAGGCGTTCACAAGAAGCCAGAATTGGCGGAAGAATTTTATCTCTTGCTTCTACGGGCAAACCATCTAAAAACCAGTAAATTAGCGAGCCATCAACCAAAGCCAAGTTAGGTACGTCATGATGTTCTCCTGGAGGTAATACCCAGTTACAGGCCATTTCTGCCAACATCTCAGCTTCCGAGACAGTGCGTCGATAACCCATCCATTCTTCTAAACGAATGCCCCATTGCCGAGATATATACAAATCTTCAGTCTTGTAAAAAACTTCGGGCAGGCTATCCAACAAAGGGTGCAGACTCTGTCCATAGTGGATCATAATCTGACCGATATTAATCAAATAGCAGTAGGCAATTTCATGATGAGAAGGAGAAATTTGTGAACCATCCGTAGCAAAAACGCTGTGGCTATAGGGGGCTGGTTCAATATCAAAACACCGATCCAAGGGTTCAATGGGGGTAGCAGCGGCAAAGATCAGGCGATCGCGAAAATCAGTTTGATTTTGAATCAATTCTGCCTGTCTATTCGATGCTTGTAACTGTAATTCCTGAGCATATTCCAGTCTTTTGCCAGAAGCGATCGCCTCCTTGTGCATATGTTGGCTGATACCAGGAATTTGTCCCGCAATTTTGGCCAGATCTAACATGATTGTTAATGATTGATGGATAACAGCAGATCGCTAAATCTAAACCCATAGTAAGCCGAGCCACAGGCAAAAGTCGATTCAATGATCATATTTTTGTATTTACATACAAAGCAAATTTAATTCCAGTTTCCAATCAAGGTAAATGATGACCAAAAGTAAGGATGATCGAGAGTTAGAGTTCCATCAGGAAAATCATCTGGAAGAGCTAAACCTTGGCCATTGGATAATTGAACTTGCCGATTATCTACTTTCACATTACCGCGCAGCATCTCTAATTGAGTTTGACGTAATGCTTCGGCTTTGATTAGAGTAGTTCCCAGCTGATCGTAAAACTCTCCCATTAAAGCTAAAGTTCCTAAATCACTAACATACCAAAGACTTGCCAAAGCAGATTTCACGCCTGCCTGTACCGCCAAGCCAGCAAAACCTAATTCGGCTTCTTCATCCCCTAAAGCAGTTTCACAAGCACTCAGTACCAACAACTCTATAGGACTAGCATTAGTATTCCAACCAAGCTCATCAGACAGTTCTTGTAGTTGAGGTATTTTTAGCTGGTCATCGTAAAACTGAATGTATGAATCGCTCATGTCGCCAGCGTCAAACTTTGCATGAGTGCCTAAGTGAATGATCGAAAAGGGTGTTGGGCGACTATTTTGAGCCACAAAGTTAGGAATAGTAAATTGCTCGTTAAGAAATAATTCTCCCTGACGAGGATTACTAATGATGGTTTTTAATTCAATGGGCATAGTCGGCAAAGCTGGTTGTTCGCTAAATTCCGATGCTCCCATAGCCAGAATAGAACTCTGCTCTGGATTTACATAACGAGTATCTGTTAAACCAAAACTAGGAACTATTCCCATGGCGTACTTTTCAATCAAGAATTGCTCTCCATCGTGAAGTGCTGCTATAGGTAATAAACGCAAACCTGAATCCATGGAAAAAACTAAAACATCAATATTATTAGCTTCTAATTCTGCCTCTATTGGTTCAATAATAACTTTGTACAGTTTTTGAGCAGATGACATATAGTTAGTTTGATTTAACTTTCTAATATCACTAATTTCTTGCCGAAATTGAGTTGCGGTTGCCACCAAATCTTGGCGAGATGTATCTTCAACAGTCTTACGGATGGTTAATTTGGGTTGAGGTGAATTGACGCTATTTAGGTTGGACGATGCCACCAGAGAGTTTTTAGCACTAGCCTGACTTTGGTCAGGTAAAACTACAAATGACTCTAACTGATTGGATTGAAGAGATATATTGATAAATGCCGGTTTTTTACCTGTCTGTTCGGCTAATTCGCCTAGCCTACGCGAAATTTGCTTAACTGAAGGTACTGTTCCATACAGCTGTAACCCAGAAGAAGAGATTAACTGAGTCAATTGAAATTCCTCTTGCATCATTATTGCCAGTTCGCTTCCAGCATCCTGAAATTGAGCTTCATAAGCAACGCGGTCTAACTGTCCGAAGTCTGACTCGGAACTTTCTTCAACTTCTTCATCTTCAGATGGCTCGTCTTCTGCTTCTGCTTCTGCTTCTGCTTCAGTTTCTTCGGTAGGTTCTTCTTGAACGATCTCGTCTTCTGCTTCTAAGGAAGCTCCGACATTTTTTGTTGGGTTTTCGACTAATTTTTCAACAATCTCATTTGTCTCAGCTACATCATTTAAATCTTGTGTATTTTGAGCCTCTGTACCTGTTACAGCGTCGGCTTCAACAGGTAATTCTTCCCCATTTAAAGTTGCTGGTTCAGAATTGGAACTATCAGGAGGGGTCACTGAGTCCCCCGCCAGATTTTCTCCTATATTAGCGTCAGGGTCAATTTCTAACGTCGTATCTTCGCTAGAAACACCGCTTTCTTCTACGGGTACTTCTTCGGTAAGAGTATTGTCATCGTCGGTAGTTCCCTCTGCTGGGGGTTCAGATATCATTGAATCGGGACTGGGAAGAGTAACATCGGACATATTGCCTGACTGGGCTCGAACTGATTCTGTGGCCAGTAGCATCCAAGTCAATACTAAAAATATTTTGATTGATAATAGAGGTAATCTCATGTTTTTATTATGCTAAAGTCGATTTTAAAATGAAAAAGTATATCCAAAGCCAAAAACAAATCTAGTTCCATCTCCAGCCGAACCAGTTACATCCGTGATAGCAGGAACGATTACAAGCGGTAGCTTTTTGAATAGAACAATAGGAACACCGAGGGTTAAATCTTGACCAGTCCATTCTGCTACTAAACCAACAGGTTGAATAACTTTAATCGCTAAGCTACCAAAAACTCCTATGGTTTCGTTGCCATCGTCAATATCGGACTCGGAACGAAATTGTCCACCCCCTGCACCCAAAGTTGTATATATTTCGCTGAATGGTTTAGTTCTATCTTGACGCAGCGGAAATCTTTTGGTGACGACACCATATACGGAAGAGCCTCCATCAGTGTTGCCCCAAGTAGTCAATCCTTGAACGCCAAGCGCGATCGCAAAGTTTTCTGGTAAACGACGATGTAGCTTAAGATTGATTGCCCCATCATCGAATGGCGCACTCAAGTCAACTAAACTGATTCCTATTTGTGCGCCAACGCTTTTTTGCGGATTTCCTAGACCAAAACCCAAACCAATTACACCATCAGAATCATCCTGAAAGCGCACGCGCTCTTGCAACCCCAATCCAATCCCGGCATTGCCCCAAAATGCTCCATACGCTGATGGATTAATAATAGTAATGCTTGGGGATGCTTGGTAGGGTTCTTGAGGCAAGGGAATTAGCAACGGTATTCGTTTGGGTTCAAATTGTTCTCCTGCTGAAGGTTGACGGCGTAAAGAAGGACTACCATTTTCTGAAGTTTCAGCCGCAACGCTGTAAGCAGATCGATCATTGTTAAATGGTCGAGACTGAAACTGAAATTCCGATTTGGTAACCGTGACTTTTTTGACTGGTCTAGTATTTAATGAAGAAAAATGTTTGGAACTACCAGCTTGAGCATCATTAGCCTTCAAAATGATTACAGTACTTAGCAGAACAGTTTTAAGGCAATATAAGAGGGACTTTGACTTTCTTTTCAACGGCATTTAAGCACTATATTTTTTAAAATATTTCTTAATGTTTAATTGATGATCGACTGTTTAGCTGTTTGGCAATTTAGATTAATTACCCAAAATATTAAAAATTTTAATTCAACCAAAATGCCTGTCAGTCAATAGTGGTCGAATTAAGTTCGCCAAGCTAGCATATTGTTTGAAGCGGTCTTACCAAGGCCACCAAAGAGTTTGATAGGGTTCGTCATCAAAGCTATAGATGCCTCTAACCTGCAAAGCTTTACATTCTATTGGTTTTTTATTGTCCAAAACACATCCAGCATCATAATTTGGGTTGACGCTAAAAAGCTTTTGGCTGGTTTGAGCAAGGCAGTCTTGAGCCTCTCGATCGACCAGGCAGACTACATTCTCTTTTTCGCTGATTTCCGCCTTGAGATATTTTGCCTGTTCTTGCTGGTAAGAAGCCTGTAGTTTGACAGCGGTTTGTTGACAAACTTTTTCTCCCGATTGTTCTGGGAGCAAGTATTCGGAATGCCAACTCATCAAAGGTTTTAGATTTACTTGTCCTGGAGTATAGGCAAACATGGTTGGCACATCACCTTGCGTAGCACAGACAAATACTGATTCAGACGATTTTTGAGCTGCATTTTCTTTAGCATGAAGTGGAACTGCGGTTAGTGCGATCGCACAACTAATAAAAGCAGTAGACAAATATTTTTTATTCATTCAGTGCTACCAGGTATTAAGATTTTAAAGCTAGATTTATTTGCTTTCAGTATATTTAACTATATTCAAATCGCTAATTGTTATTATTTCACTAAATATATTGTCACAAGCGTAAATTTTTGATAAAGACTGGCAATTTAGAGTAATTTTTTAATTAGCTTTTAGCTTAAAATAACTATTTCATGTCGTAGCCAAACAAATTAGCATTTACCTCCACTAAATCAATATCTCCCAGACCGTATTCTTGCCAGCGTCTGGTGACCATTGCCGCTACATCATCATCAGATTCTAAAGGTTCGCCCCACTCATGGTTGATTTCAGGAGGGATTTTAGTAGTTGCATCGATACCCATACGTCCACCAAGTCCAATTTTTTCACTGGCAAAATCAAGAGTATCAAAAGGTGTATCAGGCAGAATAAAAACATCGCGAGAGGGATCTACCTTGGAACTAATCGCCCAAACTACCTGACGAGGATCGCGGATATTAATGTTTTTGTCTACCACAATGACAAACTTAGTGTAAGTAAATTGGGGTAAGGCACTCCAGAAAGCTAAGGCTGCTCTCCTCGCTTGTCCAGGATAGGCTTTATCAATCGAAATAATTGCTGCTTTGTAGCTTAAAGCCTCCATCGGTAAAAAGAAATCAACAATTTCCGAAACTTGCTGGCGCAGGATTGGAGTATAAATTCGATTAAGAGCGATCGCCATCATTGCCTCTTCTTTGGGCGGACGACCACTAAAAGTAGTTAAATAAATTGGGTCTTGACGATGGGTAAGACAATGAAAACGGACTAGAGGAGAATCTTCAACACCGCCATAGTAACCCATGTGATCGCCAAAAGGCCCATCAGGTAGCATTTCGCCAGGGGTAATTGTTCCTTCTAGGACAAATTCTGAATCGGCGGGTACTTCTAAATCGATGGTTTTGCACTTAGCTAGTTTTACGCCACTACCACCATACAGCCCGGCAAACAGCCATTCTGAAAGATCTACAGGAATCGGGGTTGCTGCTGCCATAATAATCATCGGATCGACTCCTAAAGCGATCGCAATTTCTAGTTTTTTGCCTGCTTCTGCTGCTTTACGCAGATGTCTAGCGCCACCCCGAACCGACAGCCAGTGAACGGTCATCGTATTTTTGGACTGTAGTTGGAGACGATATACGCCAACATTAGGTGTACCTGTCTCAACGTCTTTAGTGATGACCAACCCCAAAGTAATAATCTTACCTGCATCTCCCGAATAGGGACGGATCATCGGTATTTTGTTTAGATCTACATCCTCTCCTTCAATTACTATCTGCTGGCAGGGCGGAAAGAAGTCTCTGCCTGGTTTGGCTTTGAGAACATCAAATAGTACCTTGCCAAAATCTACTGCCTGCTTAATTTTTTTTGGGGGTTTAGGCTGCTGTAACATAGCCAGTTTCGACCCCAAAGTTTCTAGCTCTTCTGGAGTTTCCATGTTCATTGACCAGCAAATACGCTCTACCGTTCCCATAAGGTTTACCGCTACGGGAAAAGGCGATCCTTTGACGTTTTCAAACAGTAATCCAGGCCCTCCTGCCTGTAACATACGATTAGAAATTTCGGCAATTTCTAACTCAGGATCGACTAACGCTGAGATGCGCTTAAGCTGTCCTCTTGATGCCAAGATTTTAATAAAACCCCGTAGATCTCTAGCCATGTTAAGAAATATAAAGCTATAAGTATATATGTTTAGTCTAGAAGAGTTGAGGAAAAATCTACAATCTCTTTGAAGAGTTAGAGAGAGTTAGAAGTCAAATCTTGATTCATGGCATCAATAATGTGGTGTAAAGCTTCAATAAAAACTCGTTCCGATTTTGAATTTAAAGCATTATGTAGATAGGCTTTTCCTCCTTGAGGCTGACACAAAAATTGAATTACTTGTTTTTTTCTGCTTTTGGTATTCATGAAAATAATCGATCTAGTAACTGCGATTTAAATTGAAGTTATGGTGAATAATCTATCTTGATTGCGGTATATTTTCGGCAAACCGAATGATATAAAAGTTAAATCAAGGCTTACTGCTTATAATAACCGTTTAAAGTGAGCTTTTTTTAACGATAGTTAAGCCTGAGAACTGCTTTCGCCATTAATCACCGCAGCACCTACGAGATGGGCTAATCTTAATGCTTCTGGAACTTTACCACGATCTGTTAGTTGTGCTAAAGCCTGGGCAATAATTTCTGGTTGCTCACCGCATACTTGAAAATAAAACGGCGGATAAGCATAAATTTCTCCTGCTTTTTGCAAAATTATCAATCTCTGCTGGAAATTGGGCAAACGAGACATGGCTTGCTTCATCTTGTTTAGGTTAGGCAATTTTCTCATCACTGCTACACAGGGAAGCTGTAATCTTTGAGCTAACAAAGGTAAATTGACTAAATTAAAACCGCCAAAGCCAATACCATCTAACAAAACCAAGTGTAGCTGAGGCAAGAATTTCTTATCGATCAGGAGTTGGCAAATAACGTCTGTTGCATCTTGACCATCTGCTTCTACTGCTCCCCATACCATACCTTCAAAACGAGTATCGGCACAAATAATGCCTGCTACATTTACTTTAGCTATCTGATGACGAACAAACGGCGCATCATCAAACCCGATCGCTCTAATTTGTCGTTTTTGCCGCATTAGAGCCGCTAATTCCATGCTCTACATTTTTATTTAAGTTGATTTAATAATTTTAAAAACAATTAAAAACAATTAATTTAATTATTTATAAATTTATAATTCATTGATAAGTAAATTTGCTGGGTTAATCAAAGCTAGTTATTATCTTTAAATCAAACCAAGTTAAATTTAGGCGCTCGCTGGTAAAACATTAACTAAATTTCTAGCTGAAGACGGATAAATTCATCGTCTGCCGTTCGCTACTGTAATCAGTAGTGTGGTAGAAAATAAAAGTGAAGAGATGTATCGTTATTTAGAATTAAGCCAATTTTTCATAGTTAGCGTGTCCGTGGGAATTATTATTATCCTGCTATTTAGTTGGGAAAAGCCTGAGGTTAATAATCAAAGTGTTAGCCTACAAGAAAGCATTATATTTGGCGATCTTATACCGTCACAAAGTAATCCTTAAAAGTAGTAAAAATAGACTAATTATCAGTATCCCGCTGCATTAGTCGTTCTAAAGTGTTCATCGTCAATTGAATTTGGGCTTCAGTATGCAGACAGGTAATAAAAAAGCGCAGTCGAGCAGCATCGTAAGGAACTGAAGGATATACCATCGGGTTGACATTAATTCCTGACTGATTTAAAAGTTGAGCTAAACATACTGCTTTATGCGGCTCGCCGACAATAATTGGAATTACGGGAGAATCGGCACTATAGCCAGTGTTAAAACCTTTATTTTTAGCGAGATTGAGGCAAAATTTAGCTCTACTTTGCAGTGCGATCGCTCTTTCTGGTTCAGATTTGAGCAATTTAATTGCAGCCAACGCAGCAGCGGTATTAGCAGGAGACATACCCACACTAAAAACAAACCCTGGGGCAGTATATTTTAAATACTCAATCAATTCACGGCAGCCAGCAATATAGCCACCACAACTGGCGAAAGATTTACTGAGTGTTCCCATCCACAGATCGACATCTGTCGATTTTAGCTCGAAGTGTTCTCTAATTCCCCCACCAGATAAGCCTAAGACACCGATGGAATGAGCTTCATCTACCAGTAGAAAGGTTTGATAATGCTGCTTCAATGCCACAATTTTGGTTAAAGGAGCAAGATCGCCATCAGTACTATAAATACCCTCGATCGCAATTAATACTTTTTGATATTTGCTTCTTTCTCGTTCTAAAATAGCTTCTAAAGCCTGACAATCGTTGTGGGGAAAATCAATAACTGTTGCCCCTGAAAGGTTACAGCCTTCTTTAATACTATTGTGACTTAGGGAATCGCAGATAATTAAATCCCGATTGCCAAAAAGATGCCCGATAGTACTAACGTTAGTAGCATGACCACCAACATAAACAATGGCATCATCTGTACCAATAAGATTGGCTATTTCTCTTTCTAATTCTAAATGGATTGGACGCTCACCTGATAGTACCCGACTGGCAGAGACTGAAGTTCCGTATTGAGCGATCGCTTTTTGAGTAGCTGCAATCACTTCAGGATCTCCAGACATTCCTAAATAGTTGTAGCTGGAGTAATTAATTAAGATACGATTATCAGTTTGAATCGTATCTTGGGCAATACCCTGATGCAGACTAAAGAAAGGATTACCCAATTTTTCGACTCGTGCTAAATCTTTTTGGAGATTGATATATTCGGGAGTTAGTTTGAATTGGCTATATTCTGGCTCGATCTCGAACTGGCTGGTTTTTATCGGTACAACTGCTGGTTTTTCCTGAAGGTTGTTTTTAGATGCAAAACTTGCAGGGTTATGAGGAAACATGGGTTCATCTTGTAAGCCTTGTCGCGCCTCTAGTATTTCCTCTATTTGCTGCACGGATATCTCTTTAGCTTGCTTTGGCTCTATTTTCAGCAAAACATTCTCAGAAGATAATTCTTGGGCAATGTAATTGGTTAACAGTTCCACATTGGGATAATCGAATGCAGCCGTTAAAGATATGGCATTACCCAGGCTAGCCTGTAGATGGTTTTTGAACTCTACCGCCATCAATGAATCCATACCGAGATCGGCAAATTTTTCTTGGGTATCGATATCTTCTAGATCGCTAAAGCCTAATACTTTGGCAATCTGCTCGCGAATATGTTCCTGTAAAACATGGTGCTGTTGGCTTTCTGGGGTTTGCGCTAATAGTTGCAAAAAGTCAGAAGCTAAAGTTGGTTCGATTTCCGTTTGGGGCTGTAATCTGGCAAAAAAAGGATTGGCTGGCTGTTGGCGTAAGAAAGTTGCCCAATCTACGGGGAAAATAATCGTTTGATCCGCCTGTTGCTGCAATAATTGTTTTAGTACCTGTAGTCCTTGTTGGGGTGCGATCGCACTTAATCCTTGTTGCCTTAGTCTTTGCTGTTGCTGGAAACTTAAACGGCTAGCCATACCAACTTCATCCCAAATACTCCAGTTGATGCTCAACCCTGGTAAGCCTAAATTACGGCGATAGCTCATCAAGTTATCCATAAAGGCATTAGCTGCCCCGTAGTTACTTTGCCCCGCTGCACCGAATACAGAAGCGATCGAAGAGAAACAGACAAACCAATCTAGAGGCAGTTTGGCGCTGGCTTGATGTAAATTCCAAGCACCCGTTATTTTTGGCTGCAATACTTTTTGGAAACGCTCCCAAGATAAGGTTTTTAGTAACCCATCATCGAGTATTCCCGCTGTGTGAATTACTCCCTTGATGGGAGATGGAGAGGTAGCAAAAATTTGTTTTACAGCACGATCGTCGGTGATATCAACCTGGATGAAATTAACTGTAACGCCTTGCTGTTCTAATTTGTTTATTTGCTGTTGAGCAGATGCTGAAGGCTCTTTTCTGCCTAGAAGAATTAAATTATTTGCCCCTTCTTCTACTAACCACTTAGCTACCAGTAAACCCAATGCACCCAAACCACCTGTAATTAAATAGCTGCCGTCAGCTTTGATTACCTGATTACTGGCAGGTAATGAGATCACAACCTTACCAATATGTTTGGCTTGTGCCATATATCTAAAGGCATCATCAGCTTCGGTAATCGGAAAAACCTTATGGGGTAAAGGCTGTAGTTGGCGATCGCTAAACTGCTGCTGTAATTGGGCAAACAAAGAAGCAATTAACTCGGGATCTTGGTTAGAAACTTCTAATAAATCAAAAGGAAAATAACGAATATCTGCTCTTTTGGCTGCTACTTGCGCTCGATCCCAAATGCCCACCTTCCCAATTTCGATAAACCTTCCCCGGGGTGCCAGAATAGCTAAATTCTGCGGAATAAAATCACCGTTGAGGCTATTGAGAATCAAATCTACACCCTCGCCATTGGTTAGCTGCATTACTTGTTCAGCAAAGTCGAGGTTGCGGGAATTCATTACATATTTAACTCCCGATGCCTTAAGAAAATCCCACTTACCTAACGAAGCAGTAGCATATACTTCAGCACCTATTTGCTGCGCTAACTGCACCGCAGCTTGTCCTACTCCACCAGCAGCAGCATGAATGAGAATTTTATCCCCTGACTTAATTTTAGCTAGATAATGTAGTCCGTAATAAGCGGTTAAAAAGGTTGTCGGAATCGTCGCAGCTTCGGCATAGTTGAGGTGTTCTGGTTTGGCGATCGCAAATTGAGCATTCACCGTTACATGGCTACTTAAGCTACCTACAGCTTGTGCTGCAATCACCTCATCCCCTACTTGAAAATTAATTACGCCTTCTCCTACGGCTACCACAACTCCTGCACATTCACCACCAAAGGGTACTTCAGTTGAGTCGGCAAATCCCATTGCTTGCAGATATTCTTGCAACACGCCTAAAGCATTTA
This window encodes:
- a CDS encoding UbiD family decarboxylase; its protein translation is MARDLRGFIKILASRGQLKRISALVDPELEIAEISNRMLQAGGPGLLFENVKGSPFPVAVNLMGTVERICWSMNMETPEELETLGSKLAMLQQPKPPKKIKQAVDFGKVLFDVLKAKPGRDFFPPCQQIVIEGEDVDLNKIPMIRPYSGDAGKIITLGLVITKDVETGTPNVGVYRLQLQSKNTMTVHWLSVRGGARHLRKAAEAGKKLEIAIALGVDPMIIMAAATPIPVDLSEWLFAGLYGGSGVKLAKCKTIDLEVPADSEFVLEGTITPGEMLPDGPFGDHMGYYGGVEDSPLVRFHCLTHRQDPIYLTTFSGRPPKEEAMMAIALNRIYTPILRQQVSEIVDFFLPMEALSYKAAIISIDKAYPGQARRAALAFWSALPQFTYTKFVIVVDKNINIRDPRQVVWAISSKVDPSRDVFILPDTPFDTLDFASEKIGLGGRMGIDATTKIPPEINHEWGEPLESDDDVAAMVTRRWQEYGLGDIDLVEVNANLFGYDMK
- a CDS encoding DUF99 family protein — protein: MELAALMRQKRQIRAIGFDDAPFVRHQIAKVNVAGIICADTRFEGMVWGAVEADGQDATDVICQLLIDKKFLPQLHLVLLDGIGFGGFNLVNLPLLAQRLQLPCVAVMRKLPNLNKMKQAMSRLPNFQQRLIILQKAGEIYAYPPFYFQVCGEQPEIIAQALAQLTDRGKVPEALRLAHLVGAAVINGESSSQA